A single Entelurus aequoreus isolate RoL-2023_Sb linkage group LG11, RoL_Eaeq_v1.1, whole genome shotgun sequence DNA region contains:
- the erfl3 gene encoding ETS domain-containing transcription factor ERF isoform X2, giving the protein MNYDKLSRALRYYYNKRILHKTKGKRFTYKFNFNKLVLVNYPFIDMGSTGNGVPQSAPPVPTGAGTHFRFPPSTPSDVLSPNEDLRSPGGLYSSVTRRVARGSVSDCSDGTSVNSEIDDGNAGGGEERGERVLGGGGPGGGGGGYRSIIHPRLTHESLFRIYGGAGNPGGHPGTRGPGGHRIHPDSLSPFPVSPLPGPGGAGLLAPPLSPALSMTPTSHLYTPSPTLSPMLGSHFSFNPEDMKRYLQAHTQSVYNYGLSPRAFLQYPNIVIPQPHRPAADKVGLNSDQAAAERAAVGERGGGRHHHNPLSHSAHHHPHPPHSAHPHPHSHPIHHALHLGEEPPHMSPFKFKLQPPPLGRKQRDGQSLNKVRQSSLSSGSGSGSMSSTSGLGSSLSFGSDLSSASGSGLISASSSTQSLNSAGLPKIKVEPISDIESEEEVEVTDISDEDPDERDEDFELFAPRLSRVANHHHYPHLSNGSAAHPHPSHPDEDVDEDVFKAPAPPPPGLMPFFTSHHGYSNAHRGPPTLKTEPSEPADGSPPLPQMAAPQTKCIPLKLRFKRRWSEDQRMEASQEESDDKKVRPQEQRESQTNGRMETQEEGAGGGERNSPPPMTYESSLATPLASLRKVSADLHRATAQLSLENKDS; this is encoded by the exons ATACTACTACAACAAGAGGATCCTCCACAAGACCAAAGGCAAGAGGTTCACCTACAAGTTCAACTTCAATAAACTGGTGTTGGTCAACTACCCCTTCATCGACATGGGCTCCACTG GAAACGGTGTCCCTCAGAGCGCACCGCCTGTCCCAACCGGTGCAGGGACCCACTTCCGTTTCCCGCCATCAACGCCCTCGGACGTTCTCTCCCCGAACGAGGACCTGCGCAGCCCGGGCGGCCTGTACAGCTCGGTGACCCGCCGGGTGGCGCGTGGCTCTGTGAGCGACTGCAGCGACGGCACTTCTGTCAATTCTGAGATAGATGATGGTAATGCAGGTGGGGGGGAGGAGAGGGGGGAAAGGGTATTGGGCGGAGGAGGGCCTGGTGGAGGAGGAGGGGGCTACAGGAGTATCATCCATCCCCGCTTGACTCATGAATCTCTGTTCCGTATCTACGGAGGAGCGGGCAACCCTGGTGGTCACCCGGGAACCCGTGGTCCCGGCGGGCACCGTATCCACCCTGACTCCTTGTCCCCCTTCCCTGTGTCCCCGCTGCCTGGGCCAGGGGGAGCAGGGCTCCTGGCCCCCCCTCTATCCCCTGCACTAAGCATGACCCCCACATCTCATCTCTACACTCCCTCTCCCACTCTGTCCCCCATGCTGGGCTCCCACTTTTCCTTCAACCCAGAGGACATGAAGCGCTACCTGCAGGCCCACACCCAGTCGGTGTACAACTACGGGCTCAGCCCCCGGGCATTCTTGCAGTACCCTAACATCGTCATCCCTCAACCTCACAGACCCGCCGCCGACAAGGTAGGTCTGAACAGCGACCAAGCAGCGGCGGAGAGAGCAGCGGTGGGAGAGAGGGGAGGCGGGCGACACCACCACAACCCTCTGTCCCACTCCGCCCACCACCACCCGCATCCTCCTCATTCTGCCCATCCTCACCCCCATTCTCACCCGATACACCACGCACTCCACTTGGGTGAGGAGCCCCCACACATGTCGCCCTTCAAGTTCAAGCTGCAGCCACCGCCGCTGGGCCGGAAGCAGCGGGACGGACAGAGTCTGAATAAAGTCAGACAGAGCTCGCTCTCCTCAGGCTCGGGATCCGGGTCCATGTCGTCCACCTCTGGCCTCGGCTCTTCGCTGTCATTTGGCAGTGACCTGAGTTCGGCGAGCGGCTCGGGGCTCATCTCTGCCTCCTCTTCAACACAGTCCCTCAACAGTGCGGGCCTTCCCAAGATAAAG GTGGAGCCCATTTCAGACATCGAGTCAGAGGAAGAAGTGGAGGTGACTGACATCAGTGATGAAGACCCAGATGAACGAGATGAAGACTTTGAGCTCTTCGCCCCTCGCCTTTCCAGGGTCGCAAACCACCACCACTACCCCCACCTTTCTAACGGCTCAGCTGCCCACCCGCACCCGTCCCATCCAGATGAGGACGTGGATGAAGATGTTTTCAAAGCACCCGCTCCGCCTCCACCCGGCCTCATGCCTTTCTTCACCTCGCACCACGGATACTCCAACGCTCACCGCGGTCCACCCACCCTTAAGACGGAGCCCAGTGAGCCAGCAGACGGGAGCCCTCCCCTGCCCCAGATGGCGGCTCCCCAGACCAAGTGCATACCCCTCAAGCTGCGCTTCAAGAGGCGCTGGAGCGAAGACCAGCGCATGGAGGCCTCGCAGGAGGAGTCGGACGACAAGAAAGTTCGGCCACAGGAGCAGAGGGAAAGTCAAACTAACGGGCGCATGGAGACGCAGGAGGAGGGGGCCGGCGGTGGGGAAAGGAACAGCCCTCCTCCGATGACATACGAAAGCTCTTTAGCCACACCTTTGGCTTCACTTAGGAAGGTGAGTGCTGACCTACATCGTGCTACCGCTCAGCTGTCTCTGGAGAACAAAGACAGCTGA